TCACAGTACAGAGActcagggcttttctgcattctcagtttccttgcttgtaagttcctgtttcttcaggggtgTGTGTTTCAGAACTTCCTCTAGTCATTGGTTCAACATTGAACAAGATTATATACAGcacatctccctgcagatttaaactgcaggtttttacgcTGCATATAAACTTGCTCgatattgaattgaccactagaaggAGTAAAACACATGAGGAACTGAACCCTCCACCTTGaaaaaacaggaacttacaagtgaggaaactgagaatgtgaGAAAGCCCTCAGTTAAAAAGGTTTCTAGTCCCCATTGGTTACACAGAAAATCTGAAAAGATGGATGTAGTTTTTGCTAAAGCTTTGAAAGCAGAGGAGTTGGAGTGTCTTCACTCCCTACAAGGTCCAGATTTCCAAGTCTCTTTTCCTCTatttttgccactgccttccaccCATGCATGAGGGTATGCCATATGATGGCCCTCTCTTAATTTTGATAGAATAATTATAGATATTGTGATAATCAAAGAATCCTTTTTTCTGGTTGCAAAATCTGGAAATTTTAGCATAGAATTCCAGACTTCAGTAACAAGCATGACAAACCTAGAATTGATGTTCCTGAAAAATTCTCACACCCTGTCATAGAAAAGGTTTCTAAATTGAATTTATATAAGATTTGTCATGTATTATTTGAGAAATGGCTTTttcgcattctcattttccttgcttgtaagttgCTGTTTCTTTAGGGGTGGGGAGTTCAGTTCAGTATGGGTTTTGTTCCTTCTAGTGGTCGATTTGACATCAAAGAGCTTTAAGTCCAGcataaaacctgcagtttaaatctccAGACTTCAAGCTGTTTGATatcaaatcgaccactagaggaagcaaaacaTGTACAGGAGTAAACCCCCTCCCCCTGTAGAAACAGGAACTTGAGGAAActtgaggaaaatgagaatgcgaaAAAGTCCAAAGAGATTGTTTAATACTACTCTTTTCTTCAAGATGCCAAGAAATTGTCTATTTGTCTAAGGGCTTTTTATTTACTTGGAATATCAGCAAACTAGTCTCTTacatttacccccacccccatataaCTATGTTTACAGGAAATTCAGGTGCGGGTAACAACTGGGCGAAAGGTCATTATACCGAAGGGGCCGAGTTGATTGAAAATGTCATGGATGTTGTGAGGAATGAGTGTGAAGGATGCGACTGTCTACAGGGTTTCCAGCTCGTCCATTCCCTCGGCGGTGGAACAGGGTCTGGAATGGGCACTCTTCTGATAAACAAGATCAGAGAAGAATATCCCGACAGGATCATGAACACCTTCAGCGTTGTCCCCTCGCCAAAAGTATCGGACACTGTAGTTGAACCGTACAATGCCATCTTATCCAtccaccagctgatagagaacacaGATGAAACCTTCTGCATTGATAATGAGGCTTTGTATGACATATGCTTTAGGACTCTGAAACTCCCCAACCCCACCTACGGGGATCTCAACCATTTGGTCTCCCTCACTATGAGTGGAGTCACCACTTCCCTCCGTTTTCCCGGCCAGCTTAATGCAGATTTGAGGAAGCTCGCGGTCAACATGGTGCCTTTCCCCCGCCTCCACTTCTTCATGCCAGGCTTCGCTCCACTAACAGCTCGAGGAAGTCAACaatatagagctctctcagttccagAGCTTACCCAGCAGATGTTTGATGCCCGGAACATGATGGCAGCCTGCGACCCACGCCATGGGAAGTATTTAACTGTGGCGTGTATCTTCAGAGGTCGGATGTCCACCAGGGAGGTGGACGAACAGCTTTTGGCCATACAGACCAagaacagcagccattttgtggagtgGATCCCCAACAACGTCAAAGTGGCAGTATGCGACATTCCACCACGTGGCCTGAAGATGGCTGCCACTTTCATTGGAAACAACACAGCCATACAACAGCTCTTCAGCAGAGTCTCCGAGCAGTTCTCGGCGATGTTCAAGAGGAAAGCGTTTCTCCACTGGTATACTGGGGAAGGGATGGATGAGATGGAGTTTTCAGAAGCAGAAGGCAACACCAACGACTTGGTATCTGAGTATCAGCAATACCAAGATGCGACAGCAGATGTAGAAGTATTTGAGGAAGTAGAATTGGAAGATAgccaagaagaaaaggaactccTTTAAAAGTAACTGTGATATTAGAACACTACCCTGAAAACCATAATGTCTGCCATCAGTAAAGAGGCTGAACTCACCTACGCTTTTCAGGGAACTTCTGATACTATTATATCAAAGCGTGGAGCAACCCTGTTTATGCATTAAATCATCTAACCAAAAATTGGAACCAATTATATTACTTTGCTTCGTTAACTCCTTCCAATGAGTCAAAGCAGTTAGCATCTCTTCTGCCTTAGCACCCACAACAAATTGATAAAAAATAGGAAAAATTATAAATACACTGGATTAAAAGGACACAGCTCTGTGCTTCAGGCCCCAACACTTAAGCACTTCACCAGAGACATTACAAGGGCACAGATAACAGCAAGGTAGTTAAAGAGCCTATTCAGCTCCATGGCCTTGGCCAGAGGTGTACCTCTCTATCTGTATCAAAAGACACACCCAGCTGGTTCACTGGGGCCCGGATGAGCACCACATTGTAGATGCAGAAGGTCTTCACGGAGCTCTTTGCTGGATAACGGTGGCCATACCTAAGTGAAAGTATTGACTGCTGTTCCAGTCCAGCTGCTCTCTTAAACATATTAGCGATAAGCATTTGTTGACTGCAAAACAAAGCATTCAAATCCATATAGTTGGTCCCATTATGCTTCATCCCCTACACAAACTGAACTTTAGTCTACCTTCGTTTCTACAAGACTATTATTACCTCTTGGATTTTAATGATGGTCAGGCACTGTGGCTAGGACCTTATCTGGCCCCAACACTAGCAGAGTCGCTGATGTTCTTCAACTTTGAGGGACTAATTTGGGAACCCTTTAACTCATCGTTTAGTACTTGAAGTGAATTTCCTGACAGGACAGAGCAAACCGTGAGTCAGCTCTTCACCTGCTCTgggaacaacagcaaaaaaaaaagttgctggaTCAAAGCAAGAGGTTCTCCTGGTTCCACGGCAATTGCAAACAGCCAAatagatgcctctgggaagcagGAAATGACATCAACAGCCTCCCAGTGTGGTGTTCTGACAGTCTAGTATTAAAAGCTACACAAGGGGAGTCTGAGCATGGTACAATTCATGTAACTGTCCTGAATACTAATCACTGTCAGACCGATTTGTCCTTCCTTTgcctcattctttctttctttattcaaATTTCTctcccgccctcaatccctggctgaagctgggctcagggcggataacaacaaATCAATAATAAGCAGTAAGACCATAAAAGACCCCCCATTCTTTTTAAAGCTGTAAACGTGACTGGCTACCATCCCATCTCGGGGTCTGAAACTCCAAAAGCTCAAATGTATCGTATGGGGAACTACATTCCTTGAGTCTGTTCTGAACTTACCACCAAATGCCTTTACGTGACATCTAACATTAATGTCAGATTTACAAGACTTCCTTAAGCCATTGAAGGCAAGGTATAAACTCTCAATTCCTTAAACATCATCAGATATTAGCACACAAGCCAGTCTCTTCAAGCCACATAACAGAGTTAAGCCAAGGAACTGAGCCGGATGAAACTAGCACTGTTGTGTGACTTGAGAGAAAAGCACGTAAGTCAGGATTATTTTATCAGCACTTATTTATTAACATTGTTTTAATAGGCTTTGAGCAGTTTTATATTTATTCCTAAATAGCAATGAAAAGTATTGTGGCACCATAAAGATTAACACAATTATCCCAAGCTACAGCCCACAGCAGATGATGTATGAATTGGTAGCCTAATTTGGCAGATGCATACATCTTGATGTGGATATTGCAAGGTTTTAAACTGGGGGATGGGATCAAAGACCACAAAATGCAAGTTCATTCAATACGTTTGTACACCTTTAGggtgtcagcgtggtgtagtggttaagagctgtggtttggagcagtggactctgatctggagaaccgggttgggttcgccactcctccacatgagcgccactcctccacataaccacatctggttaactggatttctttccccacttctccacatgaagccagctgagtgaccgtggactagtcacactctctcaaccccacctacctcacagtgtgtctgttgtggggaggggaagggaaagtgattgtaagtcagtttgattcttccttaagtggcagagaaagtcagcatataaaaacccactcttatTACTATTCTTGGTAATTATTTTTTGCTTCAGCACTCTATTATTGCTTCTACTGGAGTTTCTGCATTACTTCACAGTGCTTAATGGTAAGATAGCAGCACTGGGCAAAATGTCGCCGCAATCATTTCCTTcccatctgcctggcatgctaAAGGTCCTAGGTTTGATCCTGGGCATCTCCattaaaggatcaggcagcagcATATGTGggagacctctctgcctgagaccctggagagctgctgccagtccaagaaGACAATGGTGTAGCTCTATATAGGGCAGCATCGCGTATTTGCATTCAAGACCCCAAAATGGTTAACCAAAGCCTTTAACACAACTGAGTCCCTGTTATAAAGGTCATTTTTACTCACACcatttgatatttttaaaaccaaattTTAACATATTTGCCAGTGGTGCCTTaactatttttgtgtgtttttacaaATGCTTGAATGAAATATAGAATGTTTCTTATGAAACTGGCTTTGCTAGCAGTACTCCCCAAGTAACAGTATCATCTGTTGGTCTCTTAGAGGAAGATTAAGTTGCTCTTACCTGCCATTTACTTTACTTTCAGCATATTTCTCTTAGCAGGTATTTAAGATGTATATTTAATGTAATGATTATACAATACTTAATAAAAACAGAGTGAatacttggtgtgtgtgtgtgtgtgtaaagtgccgtcaagtcgcagctgacttattgtgaccccacagggttttcaaggcaagagacattcagaggtgatttgccattgcctgcctccacataggctgagagagttctgggagaactctgactggcccaaagtaacccaggaggcttcatgtggaggagtggggcatcgaacccggttctccagattagagtctgcagctttTAGCCACTATGCCATTCCTAAATAATAGCAGcttaatagcccagactagcctgatttcatccagCTCAGACGCTAATTGGGGTTGGTATTTGGATAgagaccaaggaagactggggctgctatgcagaggaaaataatggcaaaccacctctgctcatctcttgccttgaaaaccccatggtccttgTGTCACCGTAAGTTgagtgtgacttgatggcacacaattattattaaatCATTTTAGGGGAAACTACTTCATAATCATGAGAAAGGGATAAATTCCTGGTAGAAAAGGGTCTTCAACCTGCATCTCTGCTAAGAGCGATCAGTGAACTCATGTAGGATTTGTTTGGCTTGATCATGTCCTAAAGCTACTCCTTATTTTAAGTAAGAAAATGCCAACTATAGGTAGGCCTTAATTAGTTTATTTTAGAAGACACAGAAAATGTAAGTGACATCCAAGTGGTTCTTTTTAATCAGTTTGGTTTGTTGATTTGGCAGTTTGAACAGCACATTTAATGAAATCAACGTAGATCAACCGGCTAGCATGCAGAAAATAGCAAACCCAGGAAATCTCCTGGAGGGCTTCCTTCTACCTGATGAACTACCATCCAAATTAGGAAAGAGGAAGTTATCTCCTTAAATTATTGTGGGCCCCATAAACCCCAAAGACATGCTACCATTTGGTAGTTTCCCTGGCCTGTTGGTTTCTCATGCAGCTTTTGAGGTGATGTTCTTTCCTAAACCCATATATTCTCCCTCATCCATGAACTCATCCTTCCGCAATGAAAAGGTGTTAGAAAGCCTCAGAACTTTAAAAAAGTGCTTATATCCAGAACACATTTTTGTTATAGCCAGCCATTTTCACTCATATGGTTCTTTTGTACGACATCAGAAAAGCTGCACTCTTCAACTTCACGTCACTCTGCTTCAGGAAAGGGTAGTAGAATGGGATAGTAGAATCAGAATGTGGGAGGCTCTTCCACAATGACCGGATGTATGGCACTCTTCTAATGTTTGGTCCATTTGAGTTACACTTCTGTCAATGGAAGCAATTCCAGCATGAGCTcaactctcccactgaaatcaatgcaaCTTAGAAGTGCTTCACTCTGACTGGATCATACTTGGGTTCTTCAGCATGAACAGTGCAACATTTGGATGGTGCATCATACACCCCATTTTAAATATTCAGAAAGTCAGGTTGCCACTATACtttagaccagcggttcccaaacgttttgagtcagggagcacttttcaggagagaaattagtcacgaagcactaattttcacctagcacctatatgctaaaccgaatgacagtagtatttttctttccaatctcttcatggagcactagatgttttgcAGAGGACCAAGggttctgtggagcacagtttgggaacagcTGCTTTAGACCAAGGAAGATCTATTAATTGTACACCCAAGAGCCTTCTTTTCAAAGCATTagaactctttgcaaaactaaaGCCTGCAAAGCTTTTGTTATTAGTATATATGCAAAGGTTAACTAAGTAAATGAAAGTGGAATCCTGATGCTGACTTAGTCCTAGCCTAACTCtgcttgaagtcagtgggctaagACTGCAGTAATACCACACTGCGTATGATGAACAAATTCTAATTCAAGTCATTATAATCTAGATGATGAGTGAAACATGGACATAGCTGTAACTACCCTGAAGCTGTtttgtgtctcagctgtgactgTTATATTGTTACAACCAGTGACCAGAACAAAGGAACAACTCAGGTTTTCCCTACACTATTTGTGACCTCATCGTTACTTTAGCTGCTTAAGCCAAAattcaaggcaagggagggatTTCTTCTAAGATCAGTCACAAAAGCCCAGGTCTGAATGCGACTGCTGTACCAAAGTGCTGGTTTGTTCTTGTCCAAGAAAAGCAAAACACACCACAGGCATTTTCAAGAATTTCCGTTTACTAGCACGATGATTTACACAACAGCAGAGAACATTTCACAGAGCACAGACAGGATGCATTGTACAGCCTTCATTTGGCCTGTTATCGTCCATGCCCTGCAAGagaattaaaaacacacaataaGAGTAGTTGCAAGCTACTATGTATTATTCTCAGCACTTTTGAGGCACTAATCCTCTGGGTGAATTATTCCAGCAAGTGTAAAACATTTCTAAAGGACTTTGCAATTATTTCTAGCCAGGTTTCATCATTATCTTGTGGACTTTGACCAAGCGTCCTTGCAACCCTATTGAATATGAGACCACAAAAACTGGTTTTCAACCAAACGGACAGGAAAACACTAGAAACAGATGCAAAGTTCAGTGGCTGTATTGCTATACTCAACTGCAACAACCTCAGGCAAGAGGTTAAGCAGCCAGTGCCGTGCGAAGTGTTGAGCAAACACAACACCCTCTCTCTTAAACATGGActgacagcgcaatcctatgaggaactgctccagtctaagcccactgaaatcagactgcagtaactttgcataggactgAATGACCTGGTCTGAAGAACTGTGGCTGCAGAGCCCAGATTTGACACCGGACTCTTCTAGGTCACATGCCTCAGGCTGTGACCTTAAATCCCAATGAAGTTTCCTCTTGgctatgcattctcagtttcattgtgtctaacttcctgtttcttcggggagggtttttttccccatttatgcatgcgttttgctccctctgatggtcGATTCGACaacacacagctttaaatgacgCGTTTCTCCCcgtagtttaaatcagcagctttttgtaCTTTATAAAAACTGGTgttatatcaaattgaccactagagggagcaaaacgtgTGCATAACTGGAACCCCCCTTctctgaagaaacaggaagttagacacaaggaaactgagaatacataaaaggcctttgtttaGCGGGAGGCAACTTGCCCTAGTTAGATTCAGAAGGGTCATAAGAGCAAcagtgctggattagaccaatggTCTAGCTACCACATCCCCCAATTCCCCCAGAGTGGCCAACATGACACCCCAGAAGGCCTACAAGCATGGCTCGGAGCCCCCAAACCTCTAGGCACTGCTATTAAAAGGGTTACTGCCTCAGCTGTCTTCAGCTCATCAGTTGCAAGAACTAAATGTCTATCATTAGgatagttttagagggtagccatactcgtctgcagtagaaaagccagattcaagtccaggagcaccttagagaccaacacgattttcagggtatgagctttcgagagtcaaagctccctttgtcaggtacgtCATGCTGGACTCCAATCTGGCAGGCCCATCACTGCAGGCCTCGCTATCTTGATACTTAGATGCAGAGGATTTATAGTAGCTGTGACCCAAGGAAAGAGCTACAAGAGGggagggctgaggctcagtggtagagcctctgcttggcatgaagaaagtcccaggttcaatccccggcatctccagttcaagggactaggcaagtaggtgatgtgagagacctctgcctgagaccctggagagtcactgctggtctgagtagacaatactgactgtgatggaccaagggtctcgttcagtataaggcagcttcatgtgttcatggtacgTGATATTGTCTTTAGTGGCTCAGGTGGCTCTTCTGAGTACTGTTCCCTCAATCTGGCACCAGCCCCATGTTTCAGGGATGTTTCAGGCTGTGACACTTGCCCGGCAGGGATTGTGTTAGCAGTTCCCACCTTAAAACTGCTAATAGAGgaacaattaaaacagaaagcatcatgccagggatggaagtaaatgtggctcttttggatgACAGTAACTGCAAATCTGGCTCTCTGCCAGCCACAGAGTGAGTACCACCGAGCCACAGTTTTCTGACCTTGCTTGAACAAAACAGATTTCACCGCAGAAGAGGGAAGCTACTTTTAAACCAAACAGTGCTGTGCCTCTTTTCCAGCCATGTGCATGCCCTTTTGCACCTACTTTTAACACTAGCACAATTCCTGCTTGAATGCGTGAAATACAATTAGTATAGTCACAGTTCCCCAACCTCAAAAAATCCAGTTCTCCTGAGCATATGCACAGAGCTCTAGCATCATACCCAGAGCTTCTCTTCGAGTACTTCTACAGTCTGCATGAAGAGATTATTTGATGCTGCAAAGCTAAATAAGCCAGCTGCACTGCGAGGTCAAAGGATCTCGGGAACTTACCTGCATATCATTcctttttgggctttgctaattttacAGTGGCTTCTGCTaacttttctgcttcagctttATATTGCGGCTTTAGCGCAGCTCTTACTGCCTTGGCGCAGATCTGGGAATACCGGATGTAACtgagcaaaaagagagagagagaagtggaaTTTTGAACACAGGAAGAGCTATTAATCCTCTGGAGAGGAACTCTGATGGGGGggaatcagtggtagagcatctgcttggaatgcagaaggccccaggttcaatccccggcatctccagttaaagggactaagcatgtaggtgatgtgaaagacccctgcctgagacctggagagccgctgctggcctgagtagacaatactgactttaatgaaccaagggtcagattcagtataaggcagcttcatgtgtgttcatgtgaatcatCCAATCCATCATTCTGCTTCCAGACATGCCCAAGCTCACACAATCATTAAGCACAGTGAAAGAGGAACAAAATCACAGCTCATGTTCAGATATTGTAATTGATGGAAATGTGGCCTACATTCCTACATACACAAATGAATCTCGGGGGAAATTATAAAGCATCACAGATACAGAACACAAATGCCAATAAAACATAAGAACTCAGAGTGACACAGATTAACTTCTACACAATTCTTGCTGTGCAAAAAGCAGCTCACAGGACTTTCAGTAGCAGTAAAGAGAAAGGATAGTCTGGGCAATTATACATTCCACATTCTATGGAGGAGCACTACAATATTggggaagagcaagattcgaatcctgtagcaccttaaaaaccaacaagattcccAGACTATacattttcaagagtcaaagctccctttgtcagtttTTAGCTgcactgagcccagctttgccgggaAATGGTGGGGCACAAttcgaataaataaatacaagtaggaatggagatccctcaGCCCTTATATCAAGaggagagagctttgactctcaaaagcttgtaccctggaaatcttggtggttttcaggtgctactggacttgaatcttgctcttctacagaAGACCAACATGGCctatccacctgaaaccaatattGGGGAAGAgagcctagaacaggggtgtcaaactcatttgttacgagggccggatatgacatgaatgtcacttggacAGGCCGgatcataaaatttaatgccaggtaccggagatacaaactttatagaaaatacaggcaaagccaattagtta
This Euleptes europaea isolate rEulEur1 chromosome 2, rEulEur1.hap1, whole genome shotgun sequence DNA region includes the following protein-coding sequences:
- the TUBB1 gene encoding tubulin beta-1 chain, encoding MREIVHVQIGQCGNQIGAKFWEVISDEQGIDTSGNYCGDSPLQLERISVYFNEAYSHKYVPRAILVDLEPGTMDSVRSSKIGPLFRPDNFIHGNSGAGNNWAKGHYTEGAELIENVMDVVRNECEGCDCLQGFQLVHSLGGGTGSGMGTLLINKIREEYPDRIMNTFSVVPSPKVSDTVVEPYNAILSIHQLIENTDETFCIDNEALYDICFRTLKLPNPTYGDLNHLVSLTMSGVTTSLRFPGQLNADLRKLAVNMVPFPRLHFFMPGFAPLTARGSQQYRALSVPELTQQMFDARNMMAACDPRHGKYLTVACIFRGRMSTREVDEQLLAIQTKNSSHFVEWIPNNVKVAVCDIPPRGLKMAATFIGNNTAIQQLFSRVSEQFSAMFKRKAFLHWYTGEGMDEMEFSEAEGNTNDLVSEYQQYQDATADVEVFEEVELEDSQEEKELL